AGAAACCTACAGCGGCCACAATATTATTAGGGCTTATAACGGTGAAGGTGATGCCGGACAGAAATTTACTAAAGAAAATAAAAAGGTGCGCGCCTCTGCGTGGAAGGCCCAGTTTATGACGAATATTATTGAGCCTATCTTTTCTTTTGTGGGCAACTTGGGTTATGTGCTGGTTTGCGTATTGGGCGGTGTGCTGGTAGTGCAGCGCATCATTACCATTGGTGATGTGCAGGCTTTTATCCAATATATCCAAAACTTTACGCAGCCGTTGGGTGAAATTGGCGTGTCGGGCAATATGTTACAGGGTACCATTGCCGCCTCCGAGCGAGTCTTTGAGTTTTTAGAGGAAGAAGAGGAAGTGCCCGACCCCGAAATTTCCTTAGGAAAAACTAGTTATGAGGGGCGGGTAAGCTTTCAGCATGTACGTTTTGGGTATAGCCCCGATAAAATTATTTTGCATAATTTTTCGGCCGAAGTAGCACCCGGCCAAAAGGTGGCCATTGTAGGGCCAACCGGCGCCGGTAAAACAACGGTAGTAAAGTTATTAATGCGTTTTTACGAGTTAAATGGCGGTAAAATTTTAGTAGACAATATAGATGCGGCAACTCTTTCGCGCAAAGATTTACGCGATATTTTTGGTATGGTGCTGCAAGATACTTGGCTGTACAACGCCACTATTATGGATAATATCCGCTACGGTTCGTCGGAGGCTACAGATGAAGAGGTGATTGCCGCTGCCAAAGCAGCCCACTGCCACCAATTTATTAAAACTTTACCCGGCGGTTATAATATGGTTTTAAACGAAGAAGCCAGCAATATTTCGCAGGGGCAAAAACAACTGTTTACTATTGCTCGGGTTATTTTAAAGAATCCGGCCATACTCATTTTAGATGAAGCTACCAGCTCTATCGATACCCGCACCGAAGTGCTTATCCAACAAGCTATGAAAAATATTATGCAGGGACGAACCAGCTTTGTGATTGCTCATAGGTTATCTACCATCAGAGATGCCGATTTAATTTTGGTAATGAAAGACGGCGATATTATTGAAACCGGTAACCACGAACAGCTTTTAGCCGCCGGCGGCTTTTACGCCGATTTATATAACTCGCAGTTTTCTGAGGGTGTAATCAATGAAGATGAAATTTCGTCATTAAGGGAGTAACATAATGAGTAACGAGCAAATAACGACCAAAGATGCAGAAGACGAAAATACCGCAGTTAAAAAGAAAGGTAAAGGCAAAATTATTGCCCTTTTAATTATCACCTTATTGCTTATAGCCGGTACAGTTATTGGTCTTTATTTTATTGGGCAAAGTAGGCGTTACCTGAGTACCGATAACGCTAGGGTAACCACCAATTTAGTAACTATTCAACCATCGGTAGGAGGTATCTTTGAAAATACTGCTCTTTATACCGGCCGTTATGTGGCCGCCGGCGAACTTTTAGGCTGGATAGAAAATAGCGAAACCTTTTTTTCGCCCTTTGCCGGGCTGATTGTTAGAACATACACGGTGCAAAACCAAGTGATATGGCCAATGGAGCCGCTGGCTGTTGTAGCCGATATGGGCAACCTGCATATTCAGGCCAACATCGAAGAAACTTATATTACGCGCCTGCAGCTTGGCCAAGCCGTTAGCGTTACCCTAGATGCTTTTGGTAATAGGCAATTTAGCGGTTATGTAGCTGAGATTGGCCATGTAACCGATGCCGCTATCTCCGGTAATGCTATGTTTTTTAATACCGGCGGTACCTTTACTAAGGTAACACAGCTTATCCCAGTAAAAATTAATTTAAATGATGATATTAACTTAGAAAATTTCATCGGGTTAAATGCTCGGGTGCGTATTGCTATAGCGGCGCCGGTTAATCGGCTTAATAATTTAACTGCGGGTGCAGTTAATCATACCCAAAGATGGAATGTGCATACCACGCTTGGGCTGATTGTAGAGGGAATTAATGTAAACGTAGGCGATAGAGTGAGCGCCGGGCAAATATTGGCTACCTTAGAGGCCGCCGATTTGGCCTACCAAGTGCAAATTGCCGAAGTTGCCTTGCGTACCGCCGAGATAAATATGGCTATGGCCGAGCATAACCACAGAAATGCCGTTGCCCTAAATGCCGCTAGAGCTACCCCTACAGATGAGCTGCGGCAAGCTGAATTTGCCTTGCAGTTAGCTATTACCACGCGCGATCAAGCACGGGTAATGTTAAACGCCGCCCGCACTGCTTTTGAGAGAGCAGTGATTAGAGCACCTAGTGCCGGCACGATAACGGCCATCTTTGCCCGTGAGGGAGCTGTGGCAATGGGGCTTTTATTTGTTATAGAGGATACCGTTGATTAAGGTAGTTCGCTCACCTCACGGCGGTGGCCGGTTTACTCGCTTAGTAGGCTATAAGTAAAGTCGTTACGGCCAGTATTGACTTTATTGGTAACTATTAAAATCATCTATAATTATTAACGCTTATTAAAAAGCAAATAGGGAAGGCTTATGACTAACGTTAAAAGGAATAAAAATTGGTGTCAATTACACGCTCAAACGGCCAGCCAAAGTTGTTGTCCGTATGTTCGGTAGCGTTTGGCGGGTATTCATAACCCAAAATAGTTAAGGTATTCTCTTGTAAAATAGTGTCTGTAAGGCAATAGCCCCACACTTTAGTGGGTTTGTAATTTTTGTGCCATGTTTTTTTAACCACAATGTTATTGCTATTATTACCTCCGTATAATAAGCGGTATTATATAAATCACTACCACAATTAATAGAGTTCCAGATAAAAATATCACAGCCAAAAAAATTTTAAATGAAGTTTTACCATCAATAAAAAAGTGCCAAAACCTCATACCAAGCCCCAACACAACTAGTAGCCAAATACCTGACATTGTTAAAATATTTAAAAACATTGTATTAACTGCTAAAAGTAATATTAAAAAAATTATTTTGGTTAAAGTTAAGGGTCATTAAGTTAAGAACTCTCCCACTTATAATAAGGTTAAGATGGTTAGTAATCGTTACATCGGGGCTAAAATCGTTGGCGGCTAACCAAGCTAACGTAGAGCCTGTTACATCGGTAGGGTCTTCAGTAAATATCTCGTAGAATACACCGGTAATAATCTCTATAATATCAATTTCTTCCGGTAAAAACATTAAAATAGTTTCAAGGTCTAGTTGTTGTAAAAGAGCTAATTCGGTTGGGTCTGTAATAAAATGGGCTAAAAAGCCTTGCATAACCTCCCATAATTTATCTAAATCTATGGTGGAGGTATAAACTACTTGCTCGCTACTGTAAATGTGAATATCTGTAAAAACAACATCTTTAACTATGTGCATAAAATCATCTACGGTAAGGCCGGTAGTCTCGGTCATCGTATCAAGCAGCGCTAAAGTTTCTTCATCTAAAAAATCGAGCTGGGTGCTGTATAGAAATTCGATAAATTCTTCTTGCGGCGGAATAGCCAAAACAAGAACGGGTACAAAAAGTAAAGTAGCTAAAAGTTTTTTCATAATTTCTCCAATTTATTTTATAAGTTTAGGCAGCAACATTAATGGTAAATTAAATGATAATTTTTTAAAGATTAATCCCTAAACGTTTATGGTTAAAGCTAAAAGTGAGTAAATCCATCACTTCATTGTTAATATTTAATTTAATATTAGCTGTAATATCTACTTCCGGGCTAAACCCGTTGATGGCCAGCCAGTTGAGTATAGTTGTAATATCGCGGCTGCTCGCTAAAAATTCGTTTTCTAAAGATAGCTCCATCAGTAATTCACTTAAAGATTCTAAAAAATCAGGCGGCAAAAATGTCAGCAGGGTTTCGATATTTAAAAACTCTTCAAAAAAAGCAAATTCATCATCTTCCAGCATATAACTTAAAAACATTTTAACTATCTCAAGTGTTTTATCTATATCGATAATCATAGTAAGAGTTATTTGTTCGCGGCTATAATGTTGGATAGTTATAGGAACGGCTTG
The DNA window shown above is from Spirochaetaceae bacterium and carries:
- a CDS encoding ABC transporter ATP-binding protein/permease is translated as MSEESSDSGIDFGMGGEGVAAKAKDPKKTLKKLIVYLAPHKAALLVVLIFALVSTAFAVVGPRVMGRVTTILVDGIVAHWFGTGLLTDFRRMGTLVGVLITLYIVSALCNLMQEIIMARLAVKVTYQLRSEISEKMHRLPINYYDTRSQGEVLSRVTNDVDMISQTLSSNFTQLITSSTTIVGVLIMMLSISWLMTLAALIVIPLSMGIMVKVLNKSHVFFSAQQEAMGKLSGIVEETYSGHNIIRAYNGEGDAGQKFTKENKKVRASAWKAQFMTNIIEPIFSFVGNLGYVLVCVLGGVLVVQRIITIGDVQAFIQYIQNFTQPLGEIGVSGNMLQGTIAASERVFEFLEEEEEVPDPEISLGKTSYEGRVSFQHVRFGYSPDKIILHNFSAEVAPGQKVAIVGPTGAGKTTVVKLLMRFYELNGGKILVDNIDAATLSRKDLRDIFGMVLQDTWLYNATIMDNIRYGSSEATDEEVIAAAKAAHCHQFIKTLPGGYNMVLNEEASNISQGQKQLFTIARVILKNPAILILDEATSSIDTRTEVLIQQAMKNIMQGRTSFVIAHRLSTIRDADLILVMKDGDIIETGNHEQLLAAGGFYADLYNSQFSEGVINEDEISSLRE
- a CDS encoding efflux RND transporter periplasmic adaptor subunit, with the translated sequence MSNEQITTKDAEDENTAVKKKGKGKIIALLIITLLLIAGTVIGLYFIGQSRRYLSTDNARVTTNLVTIQPSVGGIFENTALYTGRYVAAGELLGWIENSETFFSPFAGLIVRTYTVQNQVIWPMEPLAVVADMGNLHIQANIEETYITRLQLGQAVSVTLDAFGNRQFSGYVAEIGHVTDAAISGNAMFFNTGGTFTKVTQLIPVKINLNDDINLENFIGLNARVRIAIAAPVNRLNNLTAGAVNHTQRWNVHTTLGLIVEGINVNVGDRVSAGQILATLEAADLAYQVQIAEVALRTAEINMAMAEHNHRNAVALNAARATPTDELRQAEFALQLAITTRDQARVMLNAARTAFERAVIRAPSAGTITAIFAREGAVAMGLLFVIEDTVD